The Cololabis saira isolate AMF1-May2022 chromosome 20, fColSai1.1, whole genome shotgun sequence genome includes a window with the following:
- the LOC133420294 gene encoding endogenous retrovirus group 3 member 1 Env polyprotein-like, whose amino-acid sequence MHRKPAGTIFFLGVFVLTTVGASERNHAGSDSPEVDELQHPRLRRLAEEQGSSAGHRGPEADALYTPKHSHLSQEQNRHPCKHHKRDLTVYQEKITPKIYETQPSTNTYLQLAKMVAENSPHPDNCYVCGFIPHSTKEGLPLMTLPITSCDTCYILNLNSSYGHCKCHKPPQMRQMYCDKIHTSCYSCSTPIPLTLTMIPKTLKWCVEGKGTIHLGISNCDSTYSPSEEPLVKPKTSQNPLPDSIKDYNYLATMVNRCSIPLPKGVYWICGMKAYEYLPNDWSGICGLGHVVPAMRIVAVPQKVRIVKRELYTHTQTPWTRFFGALVPNYGVMAALDQIRDLSHAVEDLANTTAKGMSMLSQEMTAVRMMALQNRAALDYLLASQGGTCAVIKTECCTFIPNHNATIQEITDHLKNIANTLHTPVTTSLFGWFREQLGHVGYLIFEFALLGFVLLIVIWLLITCLRFTCKICMAQTTTTIMYSTVIPPLPSVEEENSDFLFKIGIDCT is encoded by the coding sequence ATGCACCGGAAACCAGCTGGTACCATCTTCTTCCTGGGGGTCTTCGTCCTCACCACCGTCGGAGCCAGTGAAAGAAACCACGCAGGCTCGGACAGCCCAGAAGTAGATGAACTTCAACACCCCAGACTTCGACGACTggcagaggagcaggggagcagcgcAGGCCACAGAGGCCCAGAAGCAGATGCATTATACACGCCAAAACACTCACATCTGTCGCAGGAACAAAACAGACACCCTTGCAAACACCACAAACGAGACCTAACCGTTTACCAGgagaaaataactcctaaaatatATGAAACACAACCCTCAACAAACACATACCTCCAACTGGCAAAAATGGTTGCTGAAAATAGCCCACACCCTGATAACTGTTATGTGTGTGGGTTCATTCCACACAGCACAAAAGAAGGACTCCCATTAATGACTCTGCCCATTACTTCATGTGACACCTGTTACATTTTGAACCTCAATTCCTCTTATGGGCATTGCAAATGTCACAAACCCCCCCAAATGAGACAAATGTATTGTGATAAAATTCACACTAGCTGTTATTCCTGCAGCACACCGATTCCTCTCACCCTCACCATGATCCCAAAGACATTAAAGTGGTGTGTTGAAGGCAAAGGAACTATCCACCTAGGAATATcaaactgtgactccacatactctccttctgaagaaccgcttgttaagcctaaaacaagccaaaatccactgcccgattccattaAAGATTATAactaccttgctacaatggttaatcgctgttccatacctctaccaaaaggtgtttactggatttgtggcatgAAGGCTTACGAATATCTTCCAAACGATTGGTCTGGTatatgtggtctgggccatgtggtaccagccatgagaatcgtCGCTGTACCACAGAAAGTTCGCATTGTTAAAAGAGAATTGTACACTCACACCcaaacaccatggacaagattttttggtgccctcgttccaaattacggagtcatggcagctttggatCAGATAAGGGACCTATCTCATGCAGTTGAAGACTTAGCAAATACCACAGCAAAGGGCATGTCTATGCTTTCACAAGAGATGACTGCTGTAAGGATGATGGCCTTGCAAAATCGTGCTGCATTGGACTACttattagcttctcaagggggaacttgtgctgtgattaaaactgaatgCTGTACCTTTATACCTAACCACAATGCCACCATCCAAGAAATAACAGATCacttgaaaaacattgctaacacattacatacacctgtcacgactagtttgtttggttggtttagagaacagttaggacacgttggttacttgatatttgaatttgctttatTGGGGTTTGTACTCCTAATTGTTATTTGGCTTCTGATTACATGtctaaggttcacttgcaaaatatgtatggctcaaactactactacaatcatgtactccactgtaattcCACCTCTACCGTCAGTGGAGGAGGAAAATTCAgactttctgttcaaaattgGGATTGACTGTActtaa